Genomic window (Sediminispirochaeta smaragdinae DSM 11293):
CTGTCGAATACAATGCAGTGCTGTTTCCGGTCCGGCGGTAGCCGGAGAAGTGGACCGTTACAACACCATTTTCCGCCCTCTGCTCCTCGGGCCTGTGCGAAGTATCGACGTACACGGCAGACAGAGGCTTCCCGTTGTCCGTCTCTTCTGCACAATATACCTGCGGTCCCCGTTTGATCGCTACTTTACCCGCGTCGGCGGCAACGCGGGAATTCGCACGGACGAACACCGGAGGCGCTTCGAACGTTATGCGTATCGATACGGTCTGTACGCCGTCCAGCGCAATATGGCAGTATCCTCGATGCAGTGTTTTCGCATACGGAATTTCCTGCGATCCAAGAATGACCCGGTAATTACGGGCAAAATGCGGCACACGGATAGCCAGGGTCCTTATTTCCTTTATCTCCGACATCATCACCTCAATAGTATTTTCCCTCGGATAGTCCGTCTTCACTTCGATATGCGTCCCATCGGGCAGGTCCGCCGTATTTGAAACGAAGAAGTTGAGGAATACGGTCGCATCTTCAAGGCTGTACACAAATAGCCCCAGTGAAGCAATCGTCCGGGCAATGTTGGGAGGACAACAGGCTACGCCAAACCACTTTTGCCTGACCGGCTTGACGTGCGCCATGCTTGTATGGCTCATGCATGTCTCGGGAACGACTTCCAGGGGATTAACGTAGAAAAAGCTCTTGCCGTCCAGAGCAACGCCGGCAAGAACAGTATTGTACAGCGCAAGTTCAGCGACATCGATATAGGAGGCATCCTTATACAGCCGGGCCAGCCGAATTCCCAACTGCAGCAGTCCTATAGACGCACAGCTTTCGCTGTAGTTGCGTTCGTTAGGTAAATCGTAATCGCACGTAAAGCGTTCCAGCACCCCTGAGGAACCGATACTGCCGGTCAGATACATGCGTCGTCCGACGATATTATCCCAAATGGTCCCGGCGGCACGCAAAAGCGTTTCGTCCTGTGTACGTTCCGCCACATCGACCATTCCGCAGTACAGATACACGGCCCGTACGGCATGCCCCTCGGCGGTCTTCTGTTCTCTGACAGGGAGATGGCTCTGTGAATAACGGGGATCATAATCGGCGAATTCGGGAAACTGGTGATGGAAACCCGGCCGTTCTTCTTCCGCAAGGAACCAATTTTTTCCCGAGCCCCGCCTGTCCAGAAAATATTTCGCTTGCCTGAGATATGCACCGTTTCCCGTCACATCCGCCAGCTTCACAAGCGCCAGCTCAATCTCCGGATGTCCGGGATATCCGTGGATCTGCCCATCCCCGTCCCCGAATGTTTGGCAGATGAGATCGGCGAAACGGGTTGCAACGGTGAGTATCATATGCTTGCCCGTTGCGCAATAGTAGGCGACCGCCGCTTCGATGAGATGTCCGGCACAATACAGTTCATGCCCTTCCATAAGGTTGGACCAGCGCTCATATTCCGGATGCAGAATGACGTACGTATCGAGATAGCCGTCGTCGCACTGGGCTTGGGCTATCAATTCCACGACCTTGTCCGCCTGCTGTTCCAAGAACGAATCGCAGCGCTGGGCCAGGATGTAGGAGACACCTTCGAGCCATTTATAGACATCGGTATCCTGGAAAAGCGCCCCGTAGTAGGCCCCTTCTTTCTCGTGTGCCGCAATTCTGAAGTTTTCAATGCTGTGGCTTGGCGGGGCTTCGGGAATCTCGTCGTTGATTGCCTTCCACTGGTACGGCAACATTTCATATTGAACAAGGTCCAGGTATCTGGACCAGAATTCGTCGGTGATATGTATCTTGTCAAGCGATACGGTTTGTCGGTTTTGCATGGACATTACCCCTTTACGGCACCGGCCGTCATACCTCCGATGATCTTGTCGGTAAGGAAGGCATAAATAATGATGGTAGGCAGAATCGAAATAACCATTGCCGCAAAAGCATGGGCATAGTTAGCACTGAAGGTGGTAAGGAACGAACGGATGGCGACCTGGATAGTCCGGGACACATCGCTCTGGCTTAGGAGATTGGCGAACAAGAGTTCGTTCCAGCAGTTTATGATGATGAAAATACATGCCGTAACGATTCCCGGAACGCTTATCGGCAGCACAATTTTTCGCAGGATCATGTGGGAAGAGGCTCCGTCGATATCGGCAGCTTCAAGAATCGTTTTGGGAATTGAACCCATATATCCTTTGATGATCATGAGGCTCTGCGGTAAGTTTATCCCAGCATAGACAAACATGATTCCCATGGCGCTGTCGTACAGCCCGATTTTCGTGATCATAACATAATACGGTACCAAAAAAGCATTGGTAGGTATAAACAGTCCGATCGCCAGGAAGGCAGCCACCTTCGTAGCAGCGGGAAAGGCATACATGAATGCATACGAAGCCAAGACAGAAACGAATGAACAGAGGAATGTCGCACATACAGCTACGACGACGGTATTACCGAAATACAGGAGGATCGGCTGGCTTTTGAATACCGAAACGTAATTTTGGAACGACAAGTGCCGGGGTACGGCGAAAGGTTCCCTGAATAATTCTGTATTCGGCCGGAATGACGAGATGATGAGCCAGGCAAACGGAAGAATCATGATGATGAGGACACAGATAAGGAACAGCGAAAGCAAGACCCTGCTTACCGGAAATATAGTATGTTTTGTCATAGTTCCTCTTCTTTCATGCGTTTTTGTACCCACAGGATAATTCCCATCACGATGCAACCGAGAATGATGGTCGCGAGACCGCCAACCATTGAGTATCCGTAGCGATTGGACTGCATCATTTCCCGGTAAATGTATAGCGATAGGTTCATAGTGGAGTTTGCAGGTCCGCCGCCGGTCATAAGAAATGGATATTCGAAGGTCTTCAGGCAGAACGCCAAGTTAAGCATAAGGTTTGTGATGATGGCGGGACGGACCAGAGGAAGAGAGATATACCAATCCTTCCTCCAGCCCACGGCTCCGTCGATCCTCGCTGCTTCGAAGATATCGGGAGAGATGGTGGATAGCTGCGTCATGAAGATGACCATGGTAAGTCCGACATATAAGGCAAAAGGCACTTGGTTGCAAAACAATGCCGTCGCAGGCTCATTGAGCCAACCGTGCCGGTACGTACCCAGCCCGATAAGCTCAAGGATGCCGTTGATCAAACCGAGATCCACATGATACAGGAAATACCACAGGAAGGCTATCGCGGTCGTCGATATGATATTCGGGATGAAGAAAGCGAAACGGTATACCTTCCATCCTCTCGGCCTCCTGTCTAGCAGGAAGGCTAGTAAAAGACCGAGCGGAACATGAATGAACGTCGCTGTCAGCATCCAAATAATGGTATTGCGTACGGAAATCCTGAATACGGGATCTGCAAGTACCTTACGGTAGTTTCCGATCCCGACGAATTTCATTGGGGTCAAACCATCCCATTGGAAAAATCCGACGTAGAGCAGATAGACGAACGGGACGATGAAAAATATGACGGTCATACATATGGCAGGTAGCAGATAGAGCGTTCTTTGCTTTGTGGTCATAGTGCAAAAGCAATCCTCGTACGTTGCGTGTGCCGTAATAACGGCAGAAAGGAGAAACAATGCGTTCCCTAGCGAAGGAGGCCTTCGCTAGGGACATATCGTTCATTGATTGTCTTGTGCCAATTGCTGCGCGAATTCCTGTGGAGTGATCATACCAAGCGCCAGGCTTTCCATCAGCGAAGGAATCTGGGCATTCGCGGCCAGCTTGAGATTCCTCTGGATGTTCACGATACTCTCAGGAGCCGTGGAATTGATGGTTATATACTGGACCATGAGCGGATCGACATTACCGAGATCAACACCGTCCAAATCGAGATGAGGGGAAAGAAAGACACTACCGTTGAGCGTCAGATCCCTGGTATTTTCCGCATTGGTGACGAATTTCATAAATTCCACGATGGCTTCCTCTTTCGCCTTATCCGTTTGCGTTGAGGCAGCCCACGGGGTTTGGGCATCGGTAACCGTAAAACCCGGTTTTACGACGCCGTCGCCGAACGTTGGTGCAGGGGCAATGGCCACATGCCCCTTGATATCGTCGTCAAGAGAGCCTATCAGCCACGGGCCGTCTATGACCATAGCAGTCTTCCCGGCAGAAAAATTATTTACGCTGACACTGTAATTCGCCCCGATGGCGTCTCCGGTCGTCATGGCGAAAGCCTTCGCAAGGTAGGTGGCACCTTTTATCATTGCGGGAGTATTGAGATCGACATCCGTCTTGTTAAAGAATTCCGTTCCTCCAGCGCTTGCCGCAAGGTAGGAAAGAAGATTCGTCGCATGCCATGCATCGTCCGCTGTATAGAGGGAAATACCCTTCATGCCGTCTTTCCCAAGCTTCTCGAACGCCTTGAACAATTCATCCCAGGTAGTCGGGAACGATGTATATCCGTCCTTTGCGAACAGATCCTTGTTGTAATAGATAAGGGCACCAGCTTTCTCAAAGGGTATGGAAGTCAGTTTCCCGTCGATCGTCAACGCCTTGAGGTCTCCCTCATTGAACCGCGATCTCCATGTATCGTCCATGTAGGGGGCGAAATCCATCAATTTACCCGACCGCTGTCTGGACAGGTCATTCGGATTAAAGTTGTAGTGAAAAATATCCGGAGGATTCCCCGCCGATATCATGGCCTTGATCTTTTCCTGGTAAGCGGGAAAGTCCGGGTTGATGTCTACGTTGACCTTGATGGACCCGGCATGTTCCTCGTTGAATTTGGCGATGATATCGTTGAGGGCCTTTCCACGCTGGGTGTCAGTACTCCAGCTGTGGTAGAGACTAATCTCGATGACATTCGCCTTTCCCGACGTCGCCTGTTCTTCCTTGTTTCCCGTTGCAAACAGCGGGAAAAGACAGAGCAGGAACATGAGACACAAAATGATCTTTTTCATTTTTTTCTCCTTTCATCTGCTGCAAGATTCTTGCAGAATTTTTCATAACGGGTAATCCCGTCGATCGTCGCACTGTATATCCATCCGAGAGAGCCCCAGACGTCTCCCTTTTCGATCAAGTCGTCGTCGCATCCTTCGGGACATATGCCCCAGCCTTCCGGCTGCATGCCGATGCCTGCGAAGCCGAAAGTGCAGCCGGGATACGAAATGCACTGTGCGGAAGCGCGCACAATTTCATCCGCGGCCTTCAGAAAAATCGGCTCATCCAGTTCACGGCCCAGATACACCAGTTCCGCCGTATGAAACAGAGCGTAAATGTCCACTACGCCGCCGCCCCATATCGAGTTAATCCCGCCCATCCCGCGCGTCCTGAACGTGCAGCGGTCGGTGAATGCCCCCTCCAAGTTTGGTGCATTCCAAGTATAGATCCAGCTCAAAAACTGATAGGCGGCACATCTCGCACCTTCCAGGTAGTCTTTCCTTTTCGTCAAACGATAACAGGCCACAAGAGCCGCCATGGTATATTGGGCGGCTTCCTTGTCGACAACATTCGGATTATCCATGGTCCCCCCGCGAAAACATTCGCTTCGCACAGAGGAACGGAGAAGGTGCTCGGCCCCTTTCCCTATGGATGTCCGGAGCGCCCGTGTGTCTTCTCCGTCGGTCTCAAGGAACTCACAGAGAGCACACAGGAACGGAAGGGGGATGGGCGTACCGCTCTTCTCCGCACTGCGGTCCGGCTGACTTTTGTCGACTGCAGCGGGAAGGCCGTCGGGTCCGTAGCCGCGGTACCATGATCCGTCGGTATCCTGTGCGCGAACAAGGAATGCGGCAAAAGCCAGGATACACGCCTTCCAGCGCGGTTTCTCCGTGCCATACTGCGCAAAAAGCCGATAGCATCGGAGCAAATCGAAAATCGGTTCAACCATCGTCCTGAGATAATTGCCCTTTTTGTCTGTGTTCCATACGTAATGGAGCCGCGGGGCATTGGGGTCACCGAATGAGAAAACCGGTTTTTGGGCACTGATATCGTAGAGCGAATAGACCCATCCGGAAGCGACGGTACACCGATCTACGAAGAAATCGATCACAACCTCACTGCGTTCCAGCCACTGGGCGGGGTCGGCTTTGGCCAAAAGATATGCAGCATTGAGCTGCCTTCCTGTAAAGCCGTACTCCAGTACATGCGAATAGGATGTTTCTGGAATAGTACGGAATGAAGAACCGAAGCCGGAAGGTAGCGATCCGTATCCCTTAGTCGGGTCGAAATGGAAAAAGAACCCGGCCCCCCTACCTTCCTCGAATGTCCGGTAAGTCTCGGCCAGGGAACGTATTTTATAGGTGACGGCATCCTCCGCCGAAAGGTTCCCCCCGCAAGGAGAAGGCGTACACTCGAAGCTTCTTGTGTATTCCCGGAAGATCGCTTCAGAATAGGAAGCCGCCTTTTTCGAGGAAAGCGTAAACACAAAAGAAAAGGTTCTTTGCGCTCCGTTCATCGGATAGAATGCCTCCGGAGCCGAACCGTTCCGATCAAGGGATATGCTGCCTTCCGTTTCCCGATATGGCCAATGAAACAGGAACATTCCCTTCTTTGTATACCCAAGCGAGGAAATATCGGTTTCGTGCAGATATTTTGTTGCCCCTTTCCTTCGGTGGGGGCGGCGACAAAAGAGAGAAACCGAATCCTTGGAAAAGCCGAATGCGGTTCCGTCCGACTGGTGGTATACAAGAACGAACGGTGATGGCAGACGATCTTCGCGGTATTCGGCAGTCTCCGGCCCCTCTTCTGGTCCGTATTGCAACGACGGAACGCAGACTCTTCCCGCCATGTTTTCAACAGCAGCAGTCATGCTCAGGCGGATCCCCGTACCGATATCGCCGGCGGCAACAGGCAGGGAAAAGCGCAGAGACAAAACCGTATCATCCTCTCCTGCAGCTTTGGCTTCAAGGAAGACAGCAGTATCGTAGGCGGCCGTGTCCCGCACGGTCTTCTGCGCGTCGAGCGTCTGGATAGTTATGGTAACGGAACAGGGGATATTCCCGATCCTTATCTCTTTTCTGATCATTGTATTGATACCATCATGGTTTAACGTTAAATCAAAATTCCAGAAAATCCTCTATATTTAGTTTAACGATAAATCATTTAATTTCTTATGTAAACCCTTTTTTCCAGAAACCGATATATATAGCCAAATACCAGCAGCTTTGCTATTTCGTCAAATTCTTCATAAGGCCTACTTTCTGCTTCAGTTAAGTTTTGAAAAATATATAGTGTTCGGAATCCTGGTGGTGCACATGCCGTTTAGCCGGTAGATACCTTTCTTTTCTGCCCTTGCATACGTTTTCCCATGGTTTGGCTTTCAATTGACGAAGAGAAAAGGAATTGTCTCCTTTTAACCACCAGGATTCCGAACACTAAGTAAAAAATTTGGAGCCCCCAGCGTATCCCTTGGATTGGCTCTGAAACCTTACTATAAAAACCCATTTTCAGTGAATTTGTCGCCATTACCCTATGACCTTGCTTTTGTAAAAGATTCCTGGGCATGTTTCCGAGACAGGTGTCACATACCATTCGACCGCCAGCTTCTTCTATGACTTTCACATAGCCCATCTTTTCAGCGAATGATTTTACCTCCCTGGAGGTCAAAACCCAAAGCGCCACTCCGGAATGCACCTTTTTCCCGGAAAGGAGCTTCGCAATAGCCTCGATTTCGTTAGTTGAGCAATGAGGACAACCGATCAATACGAAGTCGACTTCTTTGGCAGTTGTTTTTGAAATTAACTCCTCAGTCTCCCGAAGTTCCTTTTCCCCAAACTCATAACGCTCCAAATCCACCGGTTTCTTATTTCAGAAGGCAGCTTCTTCGGTTGGGGCCTCCGGCGTGACACCCACAACGTGATGAAGAGCAACACTACCCGAAGTCGATGCAGCGGCTCCGAGCAAGCCCAAGTCACCCCACGTCAAAGGAAGCGACAGACCTGTCACGGCAGGAATCCTGTCCTGAGCTACCGTACCGACGAAATAGCCCAAGGTTCCATAATCATGACGATCCTTGAGTTTCGCCGTAACCGAGATCTTTAATTCCGCGCGGAGATTTCGGTCGGGATGAAGGCCGTACTCGGGTACCCTCCCCACTATGGCGGCAGCCAAAGGAACAGGTTCAGCGTCCCTGTTTGTTCTGGCACCAAGGACAGAATTCGCGAAACTGATCGCCGAGGATTCAGTCCAGGAAACATGCTGCCCACAAGAGGGGATATTACCCATCACATGCGGGGTACAGGTACTGGCGACATAAGCTCATAAACATCGCCCCGGCCTTACCTGCAAGAAAGCGTCCTCCTCCTGCATGAGCAGACACGATAGGTATCATCCTGGCAGCGTCATAGCACTTACCTACGCGAACAAGGATTTCCATCGATTTCCGGACAGCGTTACCGTACTTGCCTTCCAACATCTTCTCTTCTTCTATAGTTAGATGCATATGACCTCTTTATTAAGTATTACCGGGTTCTTTTGCATGTGAGTCGTTGAGATGCATATATGCCCATTTAAAAATCTCATAGTAAACAGGCATTAAATCTTTTCCTTTATCAGTTAAATAGTATTCAACATGAGGAGGAATTTCATTGTATTGGATTCGATGAATCAGACCATAGGATTCCAATTCGCGTAATGTCGCAGCCAACATTGTGTTCGTGATTTCAGGTACTAATTTTTTTATTTCACCGAAGCGCATCCTGCCATGGCACAATAATTCATAAAGAATATGATTCTTCCATTTGCCCTGCAACATAACAAGAGCCTGAGTAACGGGATGTTCCCGACTAATTTCCGGTAATGTATTCGTCTTAACTGCTTGCAGGAACTCGTCATAGGTCATAGTAAAACCCCTGTGGCGCTGCTTAGCTTCTTTTACGATACTAAGACAGATTATTTTATATACTTGAATTAAAAACAATTTTTAGTATATTTTATATACCATAGAAAGTCAATGAGGATCAAAGAGACCCATACAGGTAGTCGTTGCATTTACCGGCGGGCTTCAGAAAAGATGATGATTTTGTATGAAAGGAGGTCCTTCCGGGTCATGCGAAATTATCAACGAACTTATACATGAAAAGGCGAAGTTTGTTTTATGAAAAACTCAGGAAAAGTCAAACTGGTATCACGAAACTACCTGATTTTAATCGCTGTTAATCTATTTTTTTCCACTAATGTCTATTTACTCTTTGTCATCACGCCGGAATTCGCGATGAATGTTTTTCACGCGTCTTCCGCACAGGCCGGATTGGCCGCGAGCGCGTATATGGCCGGAGCCCTGCTGACCCGTCTTGTGGCCGCGAAACTGCTCTCGCGTTTCGGCTATAAACGAACCATTGTTTACGGGTGCGTGGTCAACACGGTTATGTGTATCCTGTATTTTTTTGTCAGGAGCATTCCACTGCTCATCGTTGTACGATTCCTGAACGGTATTGCGTACGCCCTTGTGTCTACGGCGGCGGCCACGATACTTTCTCATGTAGTGCCTTCCGAGCGCAGAGGTGAAGGGATCGGTTATTTCGCGTTATGTCAGACCTTATCCAATGCGATTGGCCCGTTCCTCTCGATAAAGCTGAGTGGCGGTGGTAACTACAACCTCATTTTTGGTATGTGCGTACTCATCTCG
Coding sequences:
- a CDS encoding ABC transporter substrate-binding protein, which produces MKKIILCLMFLLCLFPLFATGNKEEQATSGKANVIEISLYHSWSTDTQRGKALNDIIAKFNEEHAGSIKVNVDINPDFPAYQEKIKAMISAGNPPDIFHYNFNPNDLSRQRSGKLMDFAPYMDDTWRSRFNEGDLKALTIDGKLTSIPFEKAGALIYYNKDLFAKDGYTSFPTTWDELFKAFEKLGKDGMKGISLYTADDAWHATNLLSYLAASAGGTEFFNKTDVDLNTPAMIKGATYLAKAFAMTTGDAIGANYSVSVNNFSAGKTAMVIDGPWLIGSLDDDIKGHVAIAPAPTFGDGVVKPGFTVTDAQTPWAASTQTDKAKEEAIVEFMKFVTNAENTRDLTLNGSVFLSPHLDLDGVDLGNVDPLMVQYITINSTAPESIVNIQRNLKLAANAQIPSLMESLALGMITPQEFAQQLAQDNQ
- a CDS encoding glycoside hydrolase family 127 protein; translation: MQNRQTVSLDKIHITDEFWSRYLDLVQYEMLPYQWKAINDEIPEAPPSHSIENFRIAAHEKEGAYYGALFQDTDVYKWLEGVSYILAQRCDSFLEQQADKVVELIAQAQCDDGYLDTYVILHPEYERWSNLMEGHELYCAGHLIEAAVAYYCATGKHMILTVATRFADLICQTFGDGDGQIHGYPGHPEIELALVKLADVTGNGAYLRQAKYFLDRRGSGKNWFLAEEERPGFHHQFPEFADYDPRYSQSHLPVREQKTAEGHAVRAVYLYCGMVDVAERTQDETLLRAAGTIWDNIVGRRMYLTGSIGSSGVLERFTCDYDLPNERNYSESCASIGLLQLGIRLARLYKDASYIDVAELALYNTVLAGVALDGKSFFYVNPLEVVPETCMSHTSMAHVKPVRQKWFGVACCPPNIARTIASLGLFVYSLEDATVFLNFFVSNTADLPDGTHIEVKTDYPRENTIEVMMSEIKEIRTLAIRVPHFARNYRVILGSQEIPYAKTLHRGYCHIALDGVQTVSIRITFEAPPVFVRANSRVAADAGKVAIKRGPQVYCAEETDNGKPLSAVYVDTSHRPEEQRAENGVVTVHFSGYRRTGNSTALYSTDDSFIMEKTEFVAVPYYCWGNRTPGEMAVWLKELIRLPDEGKK
- a CDS encoding carbohydrate ABC transporter permease, which translates into the protein MTTKQRTLYLLPAICMTVIFFIVPFVYLLYVGFFQWDGLTPMKFVGIGNYRKVLADPVFRISVRNTIIWMLTATFIHVPLGLLLAFLLDRRPRGWKVYRFAFFIPNIISTTAIAFLWYFLYHVDLGLINGILELIGLGTYRHGWLNEPATALFCNQVPFALYVGLTMVIFMTQLSTISPDIFEAARIDGAVGWRKDWYISLPLVRPAIITNLMLNLAFCLKTFEYPFLMTGGGPANSTMNLSLYIYREMMQSNRYGYSMVGGLATIILGCIVMGIILWVQKRMKEEEL
- a CDS encoding aconitase X, whose protein sequence is MHLTIEEEKMLEGKYGNAVRKSMEILVRVGKCYDAARMIPIVSAHAGGGRFLAGKAGAMFMSLCRQYLYPACDG
- a CDS encoding winged helix-turn-helix transcriptional regulator — protein: MTYDEFLQAVKTNTLPEISREHPVTQALVMLQGKWKNHILYELLCHGRMRFGEIKKLVPEITNTMLAATLRELESYGLIHRIQYNEIPPHVEYYLTDKGKDLMPVYYEIFKWAYMHLNDSHAKEPGNT
- a CDS encoding carbohydrate ABC transporter permease, encoding MTKHTIFPVSRVLLSLFLICVLIIMILPFAWLIISSFRPNTELFREPFAVPRHLSFQNYVSVFKSQPILLYFGNTVVVAVCATFLCSFVSVLASYAFMYAFPAATKVAAFLAIGLFIPTNAFLVPYYVMITKIGLYDSAMGIMFVYAGINLPQSLMIIKGYMGSIPKTILEAADIDGASSHMILRKIVLPISVPGIVTACIFIIINCWNELLFANLLSQSDVSRTIQVAIRSFLTTFSANYAHAFAAMVISILPTIIIYAFLTDKIIGGMTAGAVKG